Part of the Gemmatimonadota bacterium genome is shown below.
CGGGCGGCCAGCGGCAACGTCTCGCGATCGCCCGCGTATTTCTCAAGGATCCGGCACTGGTCATTCTGGACGAGGCGACGTCGAGCCTCGACTCCGAGAGCGAGCGTCTGGTCGAGGCTGCGATGGAGGAGTTGCTGCGCGGCAGGTCGACTCTGATCATAGCGCACAGGCTATCGACAGTGCTGCGCGCCGATCGCGTCGTCGTGCTGGAGCATGGCCACGTCGTCGAGACCGGCAGTCATGCGGATCTACTCGACGCGGAAGGAATGTACGCAAAGCTTTACCGCGGTCAGTTCCGCCCCGGTGACCGCGTAGCGCTGGAGAGCATGTAGCGATCGCGCCGTGAGTTGACAGTCACTACCGCACGATCGAATCGTAGTTGTGTCCACTCATGGAGGTCTCGTTGTTCGGAAAGCGCTCGTCATCGAATCTGCAATTCCATCGCGTAGCGGCAGGCGTCGCACTTGTCTGCGCATTCACCGCCATCACTTCCGCACGAGCGCAGAATAGCGCTTCAGCACCGCGCCTCCGACAGTTCACCAGCGTAGCGATCGCGCCGGACGGGCAGCACCTGGCCTGGATCGGACCGGATTCGCCGCGGGGCGAAACCATAGCGGTCGAACTTGCAGCCAACGGCGGCAAGGGTGCCCCGGTAGCCGTAGCGCTGCCGGGTGCGGATCGCGGAAGCATGTCGGAGCTCGCATGGTCAGCCGATAGCAGGCAACTCCTGATACGAGCTACGACGAGCAGCGGGACGCCCGCGCTCTACGTTTCCGCTGCCACCGGTGGTCCGGCGCGCCGAGTCGCGACGGTGACGGGATCGGTACATGATGCGCGTTTCTCGCCGGATGCGTCGCGCATCGCGGTTCTGTATTCCTCACCATCCGAAGAAGCGAACGGGCCGACCCAGGCGACACCGCGTGATACGGGCGCGATGGACACGCACATTGACCGGCAGCATCTCGCAATCGTGGATGTCGCGACGGGCAAGCTCAAAGTCATTTCGAAACCCGACGTCTACGTGTACGAGTACGACTGGTCGCCGAACGGGAAGGAATTCGTCGTGAGCGCGGCCAACGGATCGGGCAACAACAACTGGTGGGTGGCGCGTCTCGATGGAATAGACGCAACGACGGGCGCTGAAAGAGAAATTGCGAAGCCCAAAGTGCAGATCGCGCAGCCGACCTGGTCGCCCGATGGAAAGCAGATCGCCTTCATCGGCGGTCTGATGAGCGATCAGGGGTCCACCGGCGGCGACATCTACACGGTTCCGGCGACTGGTGGCGTGGCACGCGACATCACGCCCAGCATAACCGTCTCGGCTGGCGCGTTCAGATGGCGGAGTCCGGAGTCGATTCTTGCGACGATGTGGTCACACGGCGGCTCCGAGATCGCAACCGTCGATGCACGCACGGGCGCCGTGGCTGCATTGTGGTCCGCCGATGAAGCAATCGCCGCCGGAAGGGTAAGAGGTCTTCCAGTCATTTCTGCGACTTCCAATGGATCGACCGTCGCACTCGTACGCGAGTCGTTGAGCACGCCGCCGGAGATCTGGGTCGGGCCGATCGGCCACTGGACGCAGATCACGCACGTCAATACCGGTGTAACCCCGTCCTGGGGCAAGTCCGCGAGCGTCCACTGGCGCAGCGACAGGTTCGACGTACAGGGACTCCTCATCTACCCACGCGATTTCGACGCGAGCAAGCACTACCCGATGATCGTGTACATCCACGGTGGACCGTCCTCGGCTTTTGCGCCGACATTCATCGATGCATCCGCCGAACAGGCTGTACTGTCGCGGGCGGGCTACTTCGTGTTCATGCCAAATCCGCGCGGAAGTTACGGCCAGGGCGAAGCGTTCACGAAGGCGAACGTGAAGGATTTTGGATACGGTGATCTCCGTGACGTGATGGCCGGCGTCGACACTGTGATCGCCCGTTATCCGGTAGATGCAAAGCGGCTTGGCGTTACCGGCTGGAGCTACGGTGGCTTCATGACCATGTGGACGGTGACGCAGACTACTCGCTTCAAGGCAGCCGTCGCAGGCGCGGGTATTTCGAACTGGCTGAGCTATACCGGCGAGAACCAGATCAGCGAGTGGATGGTCCCTTTCTTTGGCGCTACCGCGTACGAAGATCCGGCAGTATACGCAAAGAGCTCGCCGATCAATTTCATCTCGCACGCGAAGACTCCGACGTTGATCATCGTCGGCGAGCGCGATGCGGAGTGCCCTTCACCGCAATCGTTCGAGTTCTGGCGCGGACTGCAGCATGTCGGCGTGAAGACGCAGCTCGTTGTGTACCCCGACGAAGGACATCACTTCGCCAATCCGGTGCATCAACGTGACATGCTCAACCGATCGGTCGCCTGGTTCAACCAGTACCTGAAATAGCTCTGACCGTTACGGATGGAACTGCAGATTCACAGTTGCAGTTCCATCCGGGGTAACAGTAACCGTTCCGTCCGCGATGCCGAGCATCGGTTGCCATGCACGGATGTGGTGCACACCCGGCGGAACGCCATCGATGGTGAATGCGCCGGCGGCATCGGTGGTCGCGAAATACGGCTGATCGAGCACCACGACCCAGGCACGCGACATCGGCCTGCTCTCCACAGAAAACTCGATCACGCCCGGTGTGCGCAGCAGCTTGTCGTAC
Proteins encoded:
- a CDS encoding S9 family peptidase yields the protein MFGKRSSSNLQFHRVAAGVALVCAFTAITSARAQNSASAPRLRQFTSVAIAPDGQHLAWIGPDSPRGETIAVELAANGGKGAPVAVALPGADRGSMSELAWSADSRQLLIRATTSSGTPALYVSAATGGPARRVATVTGSVHDARFSPDASRIAVLYSSPSEEANGPTQATPRDTGAMDTHIDRQHLAIVDVATGKLKVISKPDVYVYEYDWSPNGKEFVVSAANGSGNNNWWVARLDGIDATTGAEREIAKPKVQIAQPTWSPDGKQIAFIGGLMSDQGSTGGDIYTVPATGGVARDITPSITVSAGAFRWRSPESILATMWSHGGSEIATVDARTGAVAALWSADEAIAAGRVRGLPVISATSNGSTVALVRESLSTPPEIWVGPIGHWTQITHVNTGVTPSWGKSASVHWRSDRFDVQGLLIYPRDFDASKHYPMIVYIHGGPSSAFAPTFIDASAEQAVLSRAGYFVFMPNPRGSYGQGEAFTKANVKDFGYGDLRDVMAGVDTVIARYPVDAKRLGVTGWSYGGFMTMWTVTQTTRFKAAVAGAGISNWLSYTGENQISEWMVPFFGATAYEDPAVYAKSSPINFISHAKTPTLIIVGERDAECPSPQSFEFWRGLQHVGVKTQLVVYPDEGHHFANPVHQRDMLNRSVAWFNQYLK